In Acidianus brierleyi, one genomic interval encodes:
- a CDS encoding aspartate aminotransferase family protein produces MEMLNTEKSRSFYEEAIDHVPMGVNSNYRLVLNYPLYLKRGKGSKVWDVDGNEYIDFNMAYGAMEVGYGNPLIVNEVVKTVEEGSILGFEYCKAIELAKIIKKRYNVDMVRFSSTGTEATMHSIRIARAYSRKKKIIKFEGHYHGSHDQLLVNVDPEKSMVKLPSSEGIPEEVIKNTLIAEWNNLESFEKIIRENKDIGAVIMEPIAMNMGLIPPDKDFLKGVVELSRENNITVIFDEIKTGGKSFSGASDYVEVEPDIKVIGKSIAGGLPLSVIAGKREVMSILNSGRVAHGGTFNANPLSVRAAIVTLEKILTENAFYKMKRLNRMLTRGYNDIIEDLSLEASISSLAISGTIYFHNKVPKNYSEFLNVDVEKWRNYFSKMMGRGIIPMADYDEQWTLSIAHDEKDIENHLTIAENTLKEIKSL; encoded by the coding sequence ATGGAGATGCTAAACACAGAGAAGTCTAGATCTTTTTATGAAGAAGCTATTGACCATGTACCTATGGGCGTAAATAGTAACTATAGATTAGTATTGAACTATCCTCTTTACCTAAAGCGAGGGAAAGGAAGCAAAGTATGGGACGTGGATGGAAACGAATACATAGACTTCAACATGGCATACGGCGCTATGGAAGTAGGTTATGGAAATCCATTAATAGTTAACGAAGTCGTTAAAACTGTTGAAGAAGGTTCTATTCTTGGTTTTGAGTATTGTAAGGCTATTGAATTAGCTAAGATAATTAAGAAAAGGTATAATGTTGACATGGTAAGATTCTCTTCAACAGGCACAGAAGCAACAATGCACTCAATAAGAATAGCAAGAGCATACTCAAGAAAAAAGAAAATAATAAAATTCGAAGGACACTACCACGGATCACACGACCAATTACTAGTAAACGTAGATCCAGAAAAATCTATGGTAAAACTACCTTCTTCAGAAGGTATTCCTGAGGAGGTAATTAAAAATACTTTAATAGCAGAATGGAATAATCTAGAATCATTCGAAAAAATAATAAGAGAAAACAAAGACATAGGAGCAGTAATAATGGAACCAATAGCAATGAACATGGGACTAATACCTCCAGATAAGGACTTTCTAAAGGGTGTAGTGGAGTTATCCAGAGAAAATAATATCACAGTAATTTTCGACGAAATAAAGACTGGAGGAAAATCTTTTTCTGGAGCTTCAGACTACGTCGAAGTTGAACCAGATATTAAAGTAATAGGTAAATCTATAGCTGGAGGTCTTCCTTTATCAGTAATAGCAGGAAAGAGAGAAGTAATGAGTATATTAAATTCAGGTAGGGTAGCTCATGGTGGTACTTTTAATGCTAATCCTCTTTCAGTAAGAGCTGCAATTGTCACCTTAGAGAAAATTCTAACAGAAAACGCATTCTATAAAATGAAAAGACTAAATAGAATGTTAACTAGAGGCTATAATGATATAATTGAAGATCTGAGCTTAGAAGCATCAATTTCATCACTAGCTATAAGTGGAACAATATATTTCCATAATAAAGTTCCTAAAAACTATTCTGAATTTCTTAATGTTGACGTAGAAAAATGGAGGAATTACTTCTCAAAAATGATGGGAAGAGGAATAATACCTATGGCAGATTACGATGAACAATGGACTTTATCTATAGCTCATGACGAGAAAGATATAGAGAATCATCTCACTATAGCAGAAAATACATTAAAAGAGATTAAATCTTTATAG
- a CDS encoding APC family permease has product MASKKVSGGVFLRETSGLVRDVSPWPSLLATWALVTGGVPILILEWLWLGPGANWPLAFTITLIPTLGMAFLFYLAGASMPRSGGDYVFNSRATHPALGFANYWALFIAFVLSQGYYSYLGASWLGYLFTGLGMYYHDNFLLSIGGFFGLKIGRILWGIIVGTVITSLIALSVRFHWKFIAIAGAISLITTAVMFGTLLTINPTSFSSALSSFTGIKDAYSEVIADASSNGLSFVTPFYGAILAIPAIWYYYTWYNLPASWAGEMKKVRFNVFLSIIVGVLMIAVYYILFTQINISAFGEKFLTSYSYIYCNGYNDTVVNTLSSIGTFTPFFALLVLGNPIIYILMFIAIWLPNYYSGPPLVLGLSRYLFSWSFDRIMPSWMADVNSRLNAPIKAVLLIMALSGFGVVLYAYLPVLSLVDVTVAFEISYAIFAVSSALMPYIRKDVYESTMIIKKKILGIPIITLVGVPTFIFLVFATVITWGNPIILPVNLPTILSVVLMYASGFAIYYGAKIWNQRKGIKIDLAFKEIPPD; this is encoded by the coding sequence ATGGCTTCTAAAAAAGTCTCGGGGGGCGTATTTCTAAGGGAGACTTCTGGCTTAGTAAGAGATGTGAGCCCATGGCCGTCACTCCTCGCTACGTGGGCATTAGTGACGGGAGGAGTTCCTATTCTTATCTTAGAATGGCTATGGCTAGGGCCAGGGGCAAATTGGCCATTAGCGTTTACTATAACTTTAATCCCTACATTAGGTATGGCATTTCTTTTTTATTTGGCTGGGGCTTCAATGCCTCGTTCTGGCGGAGATTATGTTTTTAATAGCAGAGCAACTCATCCAGCTTTAGGTTTCGCAAATTATTGGGCACTGTTTATAGCGTTTGTTTTGTCTCAGGGGTATTATTCATACTTAGGAGCAAGTTGGTTAGGATACTTATTCACTGGATTAGGAATGTATTATCATGATAACTTTCTTTTGAGTATAGGAGGGTTTTTCGGATTAAAAATAGGAAGAATATTATGGGGAATAATAGTAGGCACAGTAATTACTTCATTAATAGCACTATCAGTAAGGTTTCATTGGAAATTCATAGCTATAGCTGGTGCAATAAGCCTTATAACTACTGCAGTAATGTTTGGAACTCTATTGACAATAAATCCAACATCTTTTTCTTCTGCTTTGTCATCATTTACAGGAATTAAAGATGCTTACAGTGAAGTAATAGCTGATGCATCCTCTAATGGTCTTTCTTTTGTTACTCCATTTTATGGTGCTATATTGGCAATCCCAGCAATATGGTATTATTATACGTGGTATAATTTACCTGCATCTTGGGCAGGAGAGATGAAAAAAGTTAGATTTAATGTATTTCTTTCAATAATTGTAGGAGTTTTAATGATTGCTGTCTATTATATATTATTTACTCAAATTAATATATCAGCATTTGGAGAAAAATTCTTAACTTCCTATTCTTATATTTACTGCAACGGATATAACGATACTGTTGTTAATACGTTATCTTCTATTGGGACATTTACTCCCTTCTTTGCGTTGCTTGTTCTTGGTAATCCAATAATTTACATATTAATGTTTATAGCTATATGGTTACCTAATTATTATAGTGGTCCTCCATTGGTTTTAGGTCTTTCACGATACTTGTTCTCATGGTCTTTTGACAGGATAATGCCATCGTGGATGGCAGATGTAAACAGTAGGTTAAATGCACCCATTAAGGCAGTACTACTTATAATGGCTCTCTCTGGGTTTGGCGTTGTGCTTTATGCATATTTACCAGTTCTTTCTTTAGTAGATGTAACAGTAGCTTTTGAAATAAGTTATGCTATATTTGCAGTATCATCTGCCTTAATGCCATACATTAGGAAAGATGTGTACGAAAGTACTATGATAATTAAGAAGAAGATCCTAGGAATTCCAATAATAACTCTTGTAGGCGTTCCAACTTTTATATTTCTTGTATTCGCAACAGTGATAACGTGGGGAAATCCAATAATATTGCCAGTTAATTTACCAACAATATTGTCAGTAGTGTTAATGTACGCCAGTGGTTTTGCAATATATTATGGAGCAAAGATTTGGAATCAGAGAAAAGGCATAAAAATAGATCTAGCGTTTAAGGAAATACCACCAGATTAA
- a CDS encoding M56 family metallopeptidase encodes MVAVFRYWIKYYVVSFLSILIIDIIISSLPINFPLFFIFQIVLIFGLWYLISPFIMKLVFKMKPADEHSYLLVKNLASIFKVKTPKVYIADVDFPNAFAFGNIFWRGIAITKPIFNILDDQEISAVIGHELSHLKNKDPEILILSIMGINSIYVGLLYVLPSLTGAIIIFYFLVLFPLFFAIHRRVEKRADITAVKTDNSLTIPLETSLIKLGYIKGENLRNMPRFQVLLMKYSLTNSKDGNAIFRTHPSIPERLQYLSKYEIYNWTVPNWY; translated from the coding sequence ATGGTAGCAGTTTTTAGATATTGGATAAAATATTACGTTGTTTCTTTCCTAAGTATACTGATAATAGACATAATAATTTCGAGTCTTCCTATAAACTTTCCATTATTTTTTATTTTCCAAATAGTTTTAATATTTGGACTTTGGTACTTGATTTCTCCTTTTATAATGAAATTAGTATTTAAAATGAAACCAGCCGATGAGCATTCATATCTTCTTGTAAAGAATTTAGCTTCTATCTTTAAAGTTAAAACTCCAAAAGTATACATTGCAGATGTAGATTTCCCTAATGCTTTTGCATTCGGAAATATATTTTGGAGAGGAATAGCAATAACTAAACCTATTTTTAATATTCTTGACGATCAGGAAATCTCTGCGGTAATAGGTCACGAATTATCTCATTTGAAAAACAAAGATCCAGAAATCCTTATTTTATCTATAATGGGTATAAATTCAATATATGTAGGGTTACTCTACGTTTTACCGTCATTAACTGGTGCAATAATTATCTTTTATTTCCTTGTACTATTTCCATTATTTTTTGCTATTCATAGAAGAGTGGAAAAAAGAGCAGATATAACTGCAGTGAAGACTGATAATTCACTTACAATACCATTAGAAACGTCACTAATTAAACTCGGATATATAAAAGGAGAGAACTTAAGAAATATGCCCAGATTTCAAGTCTTACTTATGAAATATTCTTTAACTAATAGTAAGGATGGAAATGCTATATTTAGAACTCATCCGTCAATTCCTGAAAGATTACAATACTTAAGTAAATACGAAATATATAATTGGACAGTACCGAACTGGTATTAG
- a CDS encoding extracellular solute-binding protein: MKGASLALIAGVVIVVILIGAVAAYFLLVHHPTTTPPVTSTTPVTPVTLTVVTFSGQSANFIQYAGNLFSQEHPGVTVKVISYPFSDYIANELTVLRAHSSEYDIIGFTSTSAQDVSPYLLQLNTSMFNMSDLIGPQEDFGGIIYNVTTGKNETIGIAYETAVYLMAYKTSIFDNSTLAQEFYNEYHVNFSPSTWQNWTDVIDADQFITSKGLTAYGFLIDDHLKHGIIDAFPAVYGYYYARNYSLNHGVIGGIPGFNIMFEGYTLPGYSYPLPSFNSTAGLEALETYGQLVSYEPSPSTIEMCYGNIPEFYSNSSGAFLFTTQLSSINSSELQETYLAPLPGGYAETGTDFLGISKYSTHVQLAEEFLQFLVSPKIQELGFIKFDKFPISKEAFTQLLQNTSIPSYELEWLNATYHAALNAWANPPNIPPTYNYLIPDFNNQIMQYLEGKITAQEALNTAALDWAEATASYYG; this comes from the coding sequence ATGAAAGGCGCTTCGTTAGCATTAATAGCCGGAGTTGTAATAGTTGTTATATTAATAGGCGCAGTAGCAGCATATTTCCTTTTGGTTCATCATCCAACAACGACTCCTCCAGTAACTAGTACAACACCAGTAACGCCAGTAACTTTAACCGTAGTAACATTTTCAGGACAATCTGCAAACTTTATTCAATATGCCGGTAACTTATTTTCGCAGGAACATCCTGGAGTTACAGTTAAAGTAATTTCTTATCCATTTAGTGATTATATAGCTAATGAATTAACTGTTCTAAGAGCCCATTCATCGGAATACGATATAATAGGTTTTACATCAACTTCAGCTCAAGACGTTTCTCCATATTTGCTCCAACTTAATACTTCAATGTTTAATATGTCTGATCTTATAGGCCCGCAAGAAGACTTTGGAGGAATAATATATAATGTTACTACAGGTAAGAATGAAACTATAGGTATAGCTTACGAAACTGCAGTATATTTAATGGCATATAAAACCTCAATATTTGATAATTCTACTTTAGCACAAGAGTTTTATAACGAATACCACGTAAACTTCTCTCCATCAACATGGCAAAACTGGACTGACGTGATAGACGCTGATCAGTTTATAACATCAAAGGGCTTAACAGCATATGGATTTCTTATAGATGATCACTTAAAGCACGGTATAATAGATGCTTTCCCAGCAGTTTATGGATATTATTACGCAAGGAATTACTCCTTAAATCATGGCGTAATAGGAGGAATCCCCGGATTTAATATTATGTTTGAAGGATATACTTTACCTGGATACAGCTATCCTTTGCCATCGTTTAACTCAACAGCAGGACTAGAAGCCTTAGAAACTTACGGACAATTAGTAAGTTATGAACCATCTCCGTCTACAATTGAAATGTGCTACGGAAACATACCAGAGTTTTATTCTAACTCATCTGGAGCTTTTCTATTTACTACTCAATTATCTTCTATAAATAGTTCAGAACTACAAGAAACCTATTTAGCTCCATTACCTGGAGGGTATGCAGAAACTGGTACAGACTTCTTAGGTATAAGTAAATATTCTACTCACGTACAATTAGCTGAAGAATTCTTACAATTCTTAGTGTCCCCTAAGATTCAAGAGCTAGGATTCATAAAATTCGATAAATTCCCTATATCAAAAGAAGCATTTACACAGTTATTGCAGAACACATCTATACCCTCATATGAACTGGAATGGCTAAACGCTACATATCATGCAGCATTAAATGCGTGGGCTAATCCTCCAAATATACCTCCTACATACAATTATCTTATACCTGACTTTAATAACCAAATAATGCAATACTTGGAAGGTAAAATAACGGCTCAAGAGGCGTTAAATACTGCAGCATTAGATTGGGCTGAAGCCACAGCGTCATACTATGGGTAA
- a CDS encoding ABC transporter ATP-binding protein: MSVVLKDVTKRYKKLIAVNNVNLKVEKGEFFIILGPSGSGKTTLLRSVAGLERIEGKVLIDNVDVTNLPPGKREVSMVFQNYALYPNKTVFENLLMPIETIRRKDAEERITEVSKNLGIYDLLDRYPQELSGGQQQRVALARALVKKPKVFLMDEPLSNLDAPQRISARKLIKELQRDNNITTLYVTHDQTEAMALADRVAIMDNGKVIQIGSPEEIYENPANIFVANFFGNPPMSIVDGKIFGEEEKVGIRAENVILGEGKLLGKISDIEFWGEKYLVYINFEGYEIRAFSRSKLKVGEEINFSISEYKSLKSVITK, translated from the coding sequence ATGAGTGTAGTGTTAAAGGATGTTACGAAAAGATATAAGAAACTAATTGCAGTCAATAATGTAAATTTAAAGGTAGAAAAGGGAGAATTTTTTATAATTTTAGGACCTTCTGGTTCTGGAAAAACTACTTTATTAAGATCTGTTGCAGGATTAGAAAGAATAGAAGGAAAAGTACTTATTGATAATGTTGACGTTACTAACTTACCTCCAGGTAAAAGAGAGGTTTCAATGGTTTTTCAGAATTATGCACTTTATCCAAATAAAACTGTTTTTGAAAATCTGTTAATGCCAATAGAAACTATACGAAGAAAAGACGCAGAGGAAAGAATAACCGAGGTATCAAAAAATCTAGGTATTTACGATCTTCTGGATAGATATCCTCAAGAATTATCTGGAGGTCAACAGCAAAGGGTTGCATTAGCAAGAGCGTTAGTAAAAAAACCTAAAGTATTCCTAATGGATGAACCTTTATCTAATCTTGATGCGCCACAAAGAATATCTGCTAGAAAATTGATAAAAGAACTTCAACGAGATAATAATATAACTACCTTATATGTTACCCATGATCAGACTGAGGCAATGGCTTTAGCGGATAGAGTAGCTATAATGGATAACGGGAAGGTTATACAGATAGGTTCTCCAGAAGAAATTTATGAGAATCCAGCTAACATATTTGTAGCCAATTTCTTTGGAAATCCACCAATGAGTATAGTGGATGGTAAAATCTTTGGAGAAGAGGAAAAAGTTGGCATAAGAGCGGAGAACGTTATTCTAGGAGAAGGTAAATTATTAGGTAAAATATCCGATATAGAATTTTGGGGAGAAAAATATTTAGTTTATATTAATTTTGAAGGATATGAGATTAGAGCATTCTCTAGATCTAAACTTAAGGTAGGAGAAGAAATTAATTTTTCTATTTCGGAATATAAGTCACTTAAAAGTGTGATAACTAAATGA
- a CDS encoding ABC transporter permease subunit yields the protein MRYSIPYLTYIIAFGIIPFSYTFYIVGSNASSLSKAFILIPIDTVIYNTFIFAFLSALFSTIIGLFLAIGIDILPKGKRPISLLSMLPYTIPFTSSALIWTISLYGKYGWFSYLFGLKYDPLYFSSTALWTLIGINIWTSIPMSFLILLSAIRSVPYDVKEAALVDNVPLSEYYFRIVLPSIGKAFWLAFILQFVLSLGNFDLPYVLTQGGPGYATTTLPLLVYDEMFQLGNFSGGALASAILSIFATFPAILLLFLIKTRRNKLLPSFKLRLPDNIFKIIMFSIVTILLFFLDFPVYWMFLVAFRNASLDFRYPPIFSPIDLTSKYFSSALSSSIPYMITSLIVAITASLLTIGLSLPSAYEVSKGKGSWILPLSIYLYSLPSASFILPLFIFFSSEGLLNTWWALILSTPIFTATFAVWIMYNFFLDFPKAYDDAADVFSIKGKMRRIIFPLSRPALFSVFLLSFIFNWHLLFYPLIFATSPYNFSFPPQGAQTITIFALMALGDQSVNWGLLASSALVAALPVMIITIFAIDRVIKGTYKGGIKFI from the coding sequence ATGAGGTATTCAATACCTTATTTAACCTACATAATAGCTTTTGGAATTATTCCCTTTTCATATACGTTTTATATAGTAGGATCAAACGCAAGTTCGTTGTCTAAAGCCTTTATTTTAATACCTATAGATACTGTTATTTATAATACGTTTATCTTCGCATTTCTATCAGCATTATTTTCAACTATAATAGGGTTATTTTTAGCAATAGGTATAGATATTCTGCCTAAAGGAAAAAGGCCTATATCATTATTATCAATGTTACCTTATACTATACCTTTTACTTCTTCTGCGCTAATTTGGACCATAAGTCTTTATGGAAAATACGGATGGTTCTCCTATTTGTTTGGATTAAAATACGATCCTTTATATTTTTCCTCTACTGCTCTATGGACACTAATAGGAATAAATATTTGGACCTCTATACCAATGTCATTCTTAATTTTACTTTCCGCCATAAGATCAGTACCTTACGACGTAAAGGAAGCTGCTTTAGTAGATAATGTTCCTCTATCGGAATATTATTTCAGAATAGTTTTACCTTCTATAGGAAAGGCTTTCTGGTTAGCATTCATTTTACAGTTTGTATTATCACTTGGAAATTTTGATCTTCCTTACGTTCTAACACAGGGTGGTCCAGGCTATGCTACAACTACTCTTCCATTATTAGTTTATGATGAGATGTTCCAACTTGGAAATTTTTCTGGAGGCGCATTAGCCTCAGCAATATTGAGCATATTTGCAACATTTCCAGCAATATTACTCCTATTCCTTATTAAAACTAGAAGAAATAAACTATTGCCGTCTTTTAAATTAAGACTCCCAGATAATATTTTCAAAATAATAATGTTCTCAATAGTCACAATATTATTATTCTTTTTAGATTTTCCAGTATATTGGATGTTTCTAGTAGCTTTCAGAAATGCATCTCTAGATTTTAGATATCCTCCAATTTTCTCTCCAATAGACCTAACTTCTAAGTATTTCTCCTCAGCTCTCTCATCTTCTATACCTTATATGATTACAAGTTTAATAGTAGCCATTACGGCTTCTTTGCTTACTATAGGGTTGTCTTTACCATCTGCTTATGAAGTATCAAAAGGTAAGGGATCGTGGATACTTCCTCTCTCAATATATTTATATTCATTACCTTCGGCTTCTTTCATATTACCTCTTTTTATATTCTTCTCTAGCGAAGGACTTCTAAATACTTGGTGGGCATTAATACTTTCCACTCCTATATTTACAGCAACCTTTGCAGTGTGGATAATGTATAATTTCTTTTTAGATTTTCCAAAAGCTTATGATGATGCTGCAGATGTATTTTCGATAAAAGGTAAAATGAGAAGAATAATATTTCCTTTATCAAGACCTGCTCTCTTCTCAGTATTTTTATTATCTTTTATATTTAATTGGCACCTATTGTTCTATCCTTTAATATTTGCTACTTCTCCTTATAATTTTTCATTCCCACCACAAGGAGCTCAAACTATAACAATATTTGCACTAATGGCTTTAGGGGATCAAAGCGTAAATTGGGGACTCTTAGCGTCATCTGCACTAGTTGCTGCCTTACCAGTAATGATAATAACAATATTTGCAATAGATAGAGTAATAAAGGGAACATATAAGGGTGGAATAAAATTTATATGA
- a CDS encoding PaREP1 family protein — MEEKLISPKIDRKAYIRARIIETLDDIDVAINMWIAGRSRNSAGKVFSAVKALLSALVTKNLDKLSNNDWYLKRGYNAPTHSLKGISIDLSKLGYKEVENITNLAFLLHDYQYNGFDLDFSKYKKKEEVLHDIFIVSNFVLEHIKEWFKNEWDSDLDKVYDITLSDMKKLG; from the coding sequence ATGGAAGAAAAACTAATTTCACCTAAGATTGATAGAAAAGCTTACATTAGGGCTAGAATTATTGAAACCTTAGATGATATAGATGTCGCAATAAACATGTGGATAGCAGGAAGAAGTAGAAATTCTGCAGGTAAAGTGTTTAGTGCAGTTAAAGCATTATTATCTGCATTAGTAACTAAAAACCTGGACAAACTGTCAAATAACGATTGGTATTTAAAGAGAGGATATAATGCACCTACTCACTCATTGAAAGGAATTTCTATTGATCTATCTAAGCTAGGCTATAAAGAAGTTGAGAATATAACTAATTTAGCTTTCCTCCTACATGATTATCAATATAATGGTTTTGATCTAGACTTTTCTAAATATAAGAAGAAGGAGGAAGTTTTGCATGATATATTCATAGTGAGCAATTTCGTTTTAGAACATATAAAGGAATGGTTTAAGAACGAATGGGACAGCGATTTAGATAAGGTATACGACATCACACTGTCTGATATGAAAAAATTAGGTTAA
- a CDS encoding long-chain fatty acid--CoA ligase, producing MKIAVGVHLTHKDKEVVAFISGESYENLTEEQIINNIGLYVSSDDS from the coding sequence GTGAAAATCGCCGTAGGAGTTCACTTAACACATAAAGATAAGGAAGTAGTGGCTTTCATATCAGGAGAAAGTTATGAAAATCTAACTGAGGAACAAATAATAAATAATATAGGTCTGTATGTTAGCTCAGATGATTCGTAA
- a CDS encoding IS110 family transposase has product MERKIKPKVFAIDVGESRLVATKMEINNNTVKEADTREFKYNEEGLKELIKFLEGYEEGIMEATGVYFYHVYNVLRDKGLKVNVINPVQTVEVLGKKTDKNDSIRLAIAYAAGTVKGSYIPTGEMQELREMTRHREGLVERKTQVKNEIRKVLETAGYKLPPFEKKTKEIVRKLATDEKLTDEEIKEYSKLLGRKLTRIEAFILKQLLDLLNIIEEQIKEVENEIMKFLPEEAVELTKIPGIGPISAATIYAELGDVSRFESSKQAASYAGVSPRTKQSGKTEFHNGLIKGNKHLSRVLFLVARSAKNTTQFNGFYQALLKRTSNSKKATLALANKICRIVYHVLKDGEYKGETKKTRYRGGGGEGPQVDPNQVVPSALQAIA; this is encoded by the coding sequence ATGGAAAGGAAGATAAAGCCTAAAGTATTTGCAATAGATGTGGGGGAATCAAGACTTGTTGCAACCAAGATGGAGATAAACAACAACACAGTAAAAGAAGCTGATACGAGAGAATTCAAATACAACGAGGAAGGACTCAAAGAACTTATAAAATTCCTAGAAGGATACGAAGAAGGAATAATGGAAGCAACAGGAGTATACTTCTACCACGTATACAACGTACTGAGAGACAAGGGACTAAAAGTAAACGTGATAAACCCTGTCCAAACAGTTGAAGTCCTAGGCAAGAAGACAGACAAGAACGACTCCATAAGACTCGCAATAGCCTACGCTGCAGGCACAGTAAAAGGATCGTACATACCAACGGGAGAAATGCAAGAACTAAGAGAAATGACAAGACACAGAGAAGGACTAGTAGAGAGAAAGACACAAGTAAAGAACGAGATAAGGAAAGTTCTAGAAACAGCAGGATACAAGCTACCTCCCTTCGAAAAGAAGACAAAGGAAATAGTGAGAAAACTAGCCACTGATGAGAAGCTAACTGACGAAGAGATCAAGGAGTACTCCAAATTATTGGGAAGAAAATTAACTAGAATAGAAGCGTTCATCCTAAAACAACTCCTGGACCTACTGAACATTATAGAAGAACAAATCAAGGAAGTGGAGAACGAGATAATGAAGTTCCTACCCGAGGAAGCAGTAGAGTTGACTAAGATACCCGGAATAGGCCCAATCTCTGCAGCCACAATTTACGCTGAGCTTGGAGACGTGAGCAGGTTTGAGTCTTCGAAACAAGCTGCTTCTTATGCTGGAGTTTCTCCAAGGACTAAGCAGAGCGGGAAGACCGAATTTCACAACGGTCTCATCAAGGGGAATAAGCACTTATCCCGCGTTCTATTCCTTGTTGCAAGGTCCGCTAAGAACACGACCCAATTTAATGGCTTCTATCAAGCCTTGTTGAAGAGGACAAGCAATTCCAAAAAGGCTACATTAGCCTTGGCCAACAAGATATGTAGGATAGTTTATCACGTACTCAAGGATGGGGAATACAAGGGTGAGACTAAGAAGACTAGGTATAGGGGAGGAGGTGGTGAAGGCCCTCAAGTTGACCCCAATCAAGTAGTTCCTTCGGCTCTTCAAGCTATCGCCTAG
- a CDS encoding MFS transporter produces MDDKFWRLLLARGFIRLSSMMFAIFFMWRLITQYNSIFIVSLIPALSIVGYVIVSIPEGYILDKFDRPKILFLSSVILLIIYIPLLFYSSLLLIYVIDLLSSVFFFISGDIFYTLIKDIVEKEKLSEAMSFNVISRSIFEIVGISLGGISAAFFPYLFPYLLVFISLLTLIISYSISSNIKTVAIEKKKEEKTEELNYSHVIKLIKYMLPALLISLVINGIFVALDVFASGIFYDILHSGALGYTAFILAFSLGTLLGGTIGNRFSEKLLNARSFALIIASFSLVFYLIVLVDFSPYIEPLYTLILGIGVSLIDIPLEALITKIIPSKIFGRTNSLIMIFINGSSPILAVVYGFISNFFSIKIIFITLGSLMLIISIPAFFIYRKLVRTREEDIKKVLQL; encoded by the coding sequence ATGGATGATAAATTTTGGAGACTATTGTTAGCTAGGGGATTTATTAGATTATCCTCTATGATGTTCGCTATATTCTTTATGTGGAGATTAATTACGCAATATAATTCAATTTTCATTGTTAGTTTAATTCCTGCACTCTCAATAGTAGGTTATGTTATTGTTTCTATTCCTGAAGGCTATATTTTAGATAAATTTGATAGACCTAAGATTTTGTTTTTATCGTCAGTAATTCTGCTGATAATTTATATTCCTCTACTCTTTTACTCATCACTTCTATTAATTTATGTAATTGATCTTTTATCGTCAGTTTTTTTCTTTATATCTGGAGATATTTTTTATACTTTAATAAAAGACATTGTAGAAAAGGAGAAGCTTTCAGAAGCAATGTCCTTTAATGTTATAAGCAGATCTATTTTTGAAATAGTTGGAATATCATTAGGAGGAATTTCTGCTGCCTTTTTTCCTTACCTATTTCCTTACCTATTAGTCTTCATTTCTTTATTAACTTTGATAATAAGCTACTCTATTTCATCTAATATAAAGACAGTTGCAATAGAGAAAAAGAAAGAGGAAAAAACTGAGGAATTAAATTACTCACATGTAATTAAGTTAATAAAATATATGCTGCCTGCGTTATTGATAAGTCTTGTTATTAATGGAATATTTGTAGCTTTGGACGTTTTTGCTTCAGGAATATTTTATGATATTCTTCACTCTGGCGCATTAGGATATACGGCTTTTATTTTAGCTTTTTCTTTAGGCACGCTTCTAGGAGGAACTATAGGGAATAGATTCTCAGAGAAGTTGTTAAACGCAAGATCATTTGCTCTGATTATAGCAAGTTTCTCGTTAGTTTTTTACTTAATAGTTCTAGTAGATTTTTCTCCATATATTGAACCTCTGTACACTCTAATTTTGGGAATAGGTGTCTCGTTGATAGATATTCCTTTAGAAGCCCTTATAACTAAGATAATTCCTAGTAAGATATTTGGAAGGACGAATTCTTTAATAATGATTTTTATAAATGGCTCTTCTCCAATTTTAGCAGTAGTTTATGGCTTTATATCCAATTTTTTTAGTATTAAAATTATATTTATAACGCTAGGTAGTTTGATGCTAATAATATCAATTCCAGCGTTTTTTATTTATAGGAAATTGGTTAGGACTAGAGAGGAAGACATAAAAAAGGTATTACAACTTTAG